One genomic window of Quercus lobata isolate SW786 chromosome 9, ValleyOak3.0 Primary Assembly, whole genome shotgun sequence includes the following:
- the LOC115962239 gene encoding VIN3-like protein 2 isoform X1, protein MSLVFSPQTLSLSTALSLSPLFHVLKTLTKPEERFSGMESVFSGCILDPEKCSRLSLGEKRELVHEIAQWPKDAPEMLQSFTRPELLEIICAEMGKERKYTGYTKSQMIGHLLKLVSQNSKRSDSDNSPAFSPAHIGHKRRRNIGPPSRQLTDLNHVPLENNEEEHAKILLCQNVACKATLNPEDAFCKRCSCCICHHYDDNKDPSLWLTCGSDAPYDLCGLSCHLECALKHERAGIMKNGCHTKLDGSFYCVSCKKINGLMRTWRKQMLIAKEARRVDVLCLRLSLAYKILMGTTLYKEVQKTVENAVNILNDEVGPLDQVCTSMARSIVNRLSCGSKVQKLCASALESFDSIFYPDYEEKKHPTAACQIQFEKSTSTSVTIVLEYEDHLLKNFLGCRLWHRESVMKDYPDQPTFIVFRPQKIFHILYLQPSTEYFCKVSLFSSTEILSISEAKWVTSPSGGTFFRALDNGKAEHAIIAQNHPQVESTKSSNKLPNQANHTAKLQPLYDFNKSQCDGYHLLPPFVEAASSVSPKAVSPSTPCKPSGMGAVPVMGCKRPEESDYEHSVRVVKWLEHEGHMDEDFRVKFLSWFSLRATEQERNVVNVFVHVLLDDPPSLAGQLIHTFMDKISSEQKPVSRHGLCFRLWH, encoded by the exons ATGAGTCTTGTTTTTTCTccacaaactctctctctctccacagcTTTGAGTTTGAGTCCTCTGTTTCATGTTTTAAAAACTCTAACTAAACCCGAAGAAAGGTTTTCAGGCATGGAGTCGGTTTTCTCAG gttgtATACTTGATCCTGAAAAATGTAGCCGGCTAAGcttgggagagaaaagagagcTAGTCCATGAGATTGCCCAATGGCCAAAAGATGCCCCGGAGATGCTTCAATCCTTTACCCGCCCGGAGCTTCTTGAAATCATCTGTGCTGAAATGGGAAAAGAGAGGAAGTACACAGGATACACAAAATCTCAAATGATAGGACACCTTCTAAAGTTAGTTTCCCAGAATTCAAAGAGGAGCGATTCTGATAATTCTCCTGCCTTTTCTCCAGCTCATATTGGACATAAAAGGAGAAGGAACATAGGGCCCCCGTCTCGACAATTGACTGACCTGAATCATGTTCCTCTGGAGAACAATGAAGAAGAACATGCTAAAATCCTGCTCTGTCAGAATGTTGCGTGTAAAGCTACTTTGAATCCAGAGGATGCTTTTTGCAAGAGATGTTCTTGCTGCATCTGTCATCATTATGATGATAACAAGGATCCTAGTCTGTGGTTGACCTGTGGCTCTGATGCTCCTTATGACCTGTGTGGATTGTCATGCCATTTGGAATGTGCTTTGAAGCATGAAAGAGCTGGTATTATGAAGAATGGATGTCATACAAAGTTGGATGGAAGCTTCTATTGTGTTTCTTGCAAAAAAATCAATGGGCTAATGAG AACTTGGAGAAAACAAATGTTAATTGCCAAGGAAGCCAGAAGAGTGGATGTACTGTGCCTACGATTATCTTTGGCTTACAAGATTCTCATGGGAACAACACTATACAAAGAAGTTCAGAAGACAGTGGAAAATGCAGTGAATATACTGAACGATGAAGTGGGACCTCTGGATCAGGTATGCACAAGTATGGCACGAAGCATTGTCAACAGACTCTCCTGTGGTTCTAAGGTTCAGAAGTTGTGTGCTTCTGCACTAGAATCTTTTGATTCAATATTTTACCCTGATTATGAGGAAAAGAAACATCCAACTG CAGCTTGTCAAATCCAATTTGAAAAGTCCACATCTACCTCAGTGACCATTGTGCTAGAATATGAAGATCATCTGCTGAAAAACTTCCTAGGCTGCAGGCTGTGGCATCGCGAGTCTGTCATGAAGGATTATCCAGACCAACCCACTTTCATTGTATTTAGGCCACAGAAGATTTTCCATATACTCTATCTTCAACCTTCAACTGAATATTTCTGCAAGGTTTCTTTGTTTAGCAGCACTGAGATATTGAGTATTTCAGAAGCTAAATGGGTGACATCTCCATCAGGTGGAACCTTTTTCAGAGCTTTAGATAATGGAAAGGCAGAACATGCAATAATAGCTCAAAATCATCCTCAGGTGGAGTCAACAAAGTCTAGTAACAAGTTACCAAACCAAGCAAACCACACTGCAAAGCTTCAGCCATTGTATGACTTCAACAAGAGCCAGTGTGACGGGTATCATTTGCTGCCTCCTTTCGTTGAAGCCGCATCTTCAGTAAGCCCCAAAGCGGTTTCTCCTTCCACACCTTGTAAACCTAGTGGAATGGGGGCAGTTCCGGTAATGGGTTGTAAAAGACCTGAGGAGAGTGATTATGAACACTCTGTGCGAGTGGTCAAATGGTTAGAGCATGAAGGGCACATGGATGAAGattttagagtaaaatttctgtCTTGGTTCAGCCTCAGGGCTACAGAGCAAGAGAGAAACGTGGTTAATGTCTTTGTGCATGTTTTGCTTGATGACCCTCCAAGTTTAGCTGGACAGCTTATACATACCTTCATGGACAAGATATCAAGCGAACAAAAGCCAGTTTCTAGGCATGGGCTTTGCTTCAGGTTATGGCACTAA
- the LOC115962239 gene encoding VIN3-like protein 2 isoform X2: MSLVFSPQTLSLSTALSLSPLFHVLKTLTKPEERFSGMESVFSGCILDPEKCSRLSLGEKRELVHEIAQWPKDAPEMLQSFTRPELLEIICAEMGKERKYTGYTKSQMIGHLLKLVSQNSKRSDSDNSPAFSPAHIGHKRRRNIGPPSRQLTDLNHVPLENNEEEHAKILLCQNVACKATLNPEDAFCKRCSCCICHHYDDNKDPSLWLTCGSDAPYDLCGLSCHLECALKHERAGIMKNGCHTKLDGSFYCVSCKKINGLMRTWRKQMLIAKEARRVDVLCLRLSLAYKILMGTTLYKEVQKTVENAVNILNDEVGPLDQVCTSMARSIVNRLSCGSKVQKLCASALESFDSIFYPDYEEKKHPTACQIQFEKSTSTSVTIVLEYEDHLLKNFLGCRLWHRESVMKDYPDQPTFIVFRPQKIFHILYLQPSTEYFCKVSLFSSTEILSISEAKWVTSPSGGTFFRALDNGKAEHAIIAQNHPQVESTKSSNKLPNQANHTAKLQPLYDFNKSQCDGYHLLPPFVEAASSVSPKAVSPSTPCKPSGMGAVPVMGCKRPEESDYEHSVRVVKWLEHEGHMDEDFRVKFLSWFSLRATEQERNVVNVFVHVLLDDPPSLAGQLIHTFMDKISSEQKPVSRHGLCFRLWH, encoded by the exons ATGAGTCTTGTTTTTTCTccacaaactctctctctctccacagcTTTGAGTTTGAGTCCTCTGTTTCATGTTTTAAAAACTCTAACTAAACCCGAAGAAAGGTTTTCAGGCATGGAGTCGGTTTTCTCAG gttgtATACTTGATCCTGAAAAATGTAGCCGGCTAAGcttgggagagaaaagagagcTAGTCCATGAGATTGCCCAATGGCCAAAAGATGCCCCGGAGATGCTTCAATCCTTTACCCGCCCGGAGCTTCTTGAAATCATCTGTGCTGAAATGGGAAAAGAGAGGAAGTACACAGGATACACAAAATCTCAAATGATAGGACACCTTCTAAAGTTAGTTTCCCAGAATTCAAAGAGGAGCGATTCTGATAATTCTCCTGCCTTTTCTCCAGCTCATATTGGACATAAAAGGAGAAGGAACATAGGGCCCCCGTCTCGACAATTGACTGACCTGAATCATGTTCCTCTGGAGAACAATGAAGAAGAACATGCTAAAATCCTGCTCTGTCAGAATGTTGCGTGTAAAGCTACTTTGAATCCAGAGGATGCTTTTTGCAAGAGATGTTCTTGCTGCATCTGTCATCATTATGATGATAACAAGGATCCTAGTCTGTGGTTGACCTGTGGCTCTGATGCTCCTTATGACCTGTGTGGATTGTCATGCCATTTGGAATGTGCTTTGAAGCATGAAAGAGCTGGTATTATGAAGAATGGATGTCATACAAAGTTGGATGGAAGCTTCTATTGTGTTTCTTGCAAAAAAATCAATGGGCTAATGAG AACTTGGAGAAAACAAATGTTAATTGCCAAGGAAGCCAGAAGAGTGGATGTACTGTGCCTACGATTATCTTTGGCTTACAAGATTCTCATGGGAACAACACTATACAAAGAAGTTCAGAAGACAGTGGAAAATGCAGTGAATATACTGAACGATGAAGTGGGACCTCTGGATCAGGTATGCACAAGTATGGCACGAAGCATTGTCAACAGACTCTCCTGTGGTTCTAAGGTTCAGAAGTTGTGTGCTTCTGCACTAGAATCTTTTGATTCAATATTTTACCCTGATTATGAGGAAAAGAAACATCCAACTG CTTGTCAAATCCAATTTGAAAAGTCCACATCTACCTCAGTGACCATTGTGCTAGAATATGAAGATCATCTGCTGAAAAACTTCCTAGGCTGCAGGCTGTGGCATCGCGAGTCTGTCATGAAGGATTATCCAGACCAACCCACTTTCATTGTATTTAGGCCACAGAAGATTTTCCATATACTCTATCTTCAACCTTCAACTGAATATTTCTGCAAGGTTTCTTTGTTTAGCAGCACTGAGATATTGAGTATTTCAGAAGCTAAATGGGTGACATCTCCATCAGGTGGAACCTTTTTCAGAGCTTTAGATAATGGAAAGGCAGAACATGCAATAATAGCTCAAAATCATCCTCAGGTGGAGTCAACAAAGTCTAGTAACAAGTTACCAAACCAAGCAAACCACACTGCAAAGCTTCAGCCATTGTATGACTTCAACAAGAGCCAGTGTGACGGGTATCATTTGCTGCCTCCTTTCGTTGAAGCCGCATCTTCAGTAAGCCCCAAAGCGGTTTCTCCTTCCACACCTTGTAAACCTAGTGGAATGGGGGCAGTTCCGGTAATGGGTTGTAAAAGACCTGAGGAGAGTGATTATGAACACTCTGTGCGAGTGGTCAAATGGTTAGAGCATGAAGGGCACATGGATGAAGattttagagtaaaatttctgtCTTGGTTCAGCCTCAGGGCTACAGAGCAAGAGAGAAACGTGGTTAATGTCTTTGTGCATGTTTTGCTTGATGACCCTCCAAGTTTAGCTGGACAGCTTATACATACCTTCATGGACAAGATATCAAGCGAACAAAAGCCAGTTTCTAGGCATGGGCTTTGCTTCAGGTTATGGCACTAA
- the LOC115960229 gene encoding protein SICKLE isoform X1, whose amino-acid sequence MEDSEKRRDRLKAMRMQADQTEASSNVASLAVPVSLSNPLLETSATVYVQEESHAPRFDFYTDPMAAFSDSRKRSEAGNQIRQDCFTSPSNHGSPMARFSPSLPAGPRNPGMNPPPAHQIQTSSSPHQMMYQAQGSYYNSGPHGSPIGTASPFSMHPRTPEVWNGPMNPTSYRFPSNPSRGGHLPSPGFGPRGSPRFNTGQGRGHWVSHSPSPGSRHGGSPSPGSGRGGGRWYGSSMSPGLGQSSGRGWGSHAHPSTPERFYNESMLDDPWKLLEPVVWRSVSALVNSLNTPASPKSWISKSPITKRPKVSEFSNKSSSQPSLAEILAASFNESVNDASST is encoded by the exons ATGGAGGATTCAGAGAAGAGAAGAGACAGACTGAAAGCAATGCGCATGCAAGCTGATCAGACTGAAGCTTCTAGTAATGTTGCAAGTCTCGCTGTGCCTGTTTCCCTTTCCAATCCATTGCTTGAAACCTCTGCAACTGTGTATGTGCAGGAGGAGTCACATGCTCCAAGGTTTGATTTTTATACAGACCCAATGGCAGCATTCTCTGATAGCAGGAAGAGGAGTGAGGCTGGTAATCAGATTAGACAAGATTGTTTCACATCTCCAAGTAATCATGGTTCTCCAATGGCACGGTTTTCACCATCTCTTCCAG CAGGACCAAGGAACCCTGGAATGAATCCGCCTCCTGCTCATCAAATCCAGACCAGCAGTTCTCCCCATCAGATGATGTACCAAGCACAAGGTTCTTATTACAACTCTGGTCCCCATGGAAGCCCAATAGGAACAGCCAGTCCTTTTTCCATGCATCCGCGAACTCCTGAAGTCTGGAATGGACCAATGAACCCAACTAGCTATAGGTTTCCATCTAATCCATCTAGAGGGGGTCATCTTCCAAGCCCTGGCTTTGGACCAAGAGGTAGCCCGCGTTTCAATACTGGGCAAGGCAGGGGTCACTGGGTCAGCCACAGTCCAAGCCCTGGTTCAAGACATGGAGGCAGCCCTAGCCCTGGTTCAGGAAGAGGAGGGGGCCGCTGGTATGGAAGCAGCATGAGCCCTGGTTTGGGACAGAGTAGTGGACGAGGGTGGGGTTCTCATGCTCATCCATCGACACCAGAGCGGTTTTATAATGAGTCCATGTTAGATGACCCATGGAAACTTTTGGAACCAGTTGTATGGAGGAGTGTGAGTGCTTTAGTGAATAGTTTGAACACCCCTGCCTCACCTAAATCCTGGATTTCAAAATCTCCTATAACAAAAAGACCGaaagtttcagaattttcaaACAAGTCAAGTTCTCAACCAAGCTTAGCCGAGATCTTGGCTGCCTCTTTTAATGAATCTGTAAATGATGCATCAAGCACATGA
- the LOC115960229 gene encoding protein SICKLE isoform X2 encodes MEDSEKRRDRLKAMRMQADQTEASSNVASLAVPVSLSNPLLETSATVYVQEESHAPRFDFYTDPMAAFSDSRKRSEAGNQIRQDCFTSPSNHGSPMARFSPSLPGPRNPGMNPPPAHQIQTSSSPHQMMYQAQGSYYNSGPHGSPIGTASPFSMHPRTPEVWNGPMNPTSYRFPSNPSRGGHLPSPGFGPRGSPRFNTGQGRGHWVSHSPSPGSRHGGSPSPGSGRGGGRWYGSSMSPGLGQSSGRGWGSHAHPSTPERFYNESMLDDPWKLLEPVVWRSVSALVNSLNTPASPKSWISKSPITKRPKVSEFSNKSSSQPSLAEILAASFNESVNDASST; translated from the exons ATGGAGGATTCAGAGAAGAGAAGAGACAGACTGAAAGCAATGCGCATGCAAGCTGATCAGACTGAAGCTTCTAGTAATGTTGCAAGTCTCGCTGTGCCTGTTTCCCTTTCCAATCCATTGCTTGAAACCTCTGCAACTGTGTATGTGCAGGAGGAGTCACATGCTCCAAGGTTTGATTTTTATACAGACCCAATGGCAGCATTCTCTGATAGCAGGAAGAGGAGTGAGGCTGGTAATCAGATTAGACAAGATTGTTTCACATCTCCAAGTAATCATGGTTCTCCAATGGCACGGTTTTCACCATCTCTTCCAG GACCAAGGAACCCTGGAATGAATCCGCCTCCTGCTCATCAAATCCAGACCAGCAGTTCTCCCCATCAGATGATGTACCAAGCACAAGGTTCTTATTACAACTCTGGTCCCCATGGAAGCCCAATAGGAACAGCCAGTCCTTTTTCCATGCATCCGCGAACTCCTGAAGTCTGGAATGGACCAATGAACCCAACTAGCTATAGGTTTCCATCTAATCCATCTAGAGGGGGTCATCTTCCAAGCCCTGGCTTTGGACCAAGAGGTAGCCCGCGTTTCAATACTGGGCAAGGCAGGGGTCACTGGGTCAGCCACAGTCCAAGCCCTGGTTCAAGACATGGAGGCAGCCCTAGCCCTGGTTCAGGAAGAGGAGGGGGCCGCTGGTATGGAAGCAGCATGAGCCCTGGTTTGGGACAGAGTAGTGGACGAGGGTGGGGTTCTCATGCTCATCCATCGACACCAGAGCGGTTTTATAATGAGTCCATGTTAGATGACCCATGGAAACTTTTGGAACCAGTTGTATGGAGGAGTGTGAGTGCTTTAGTGAATAGTTTGAACACCCCTGCCTCACCTAAATCCTGGATTTCAAAATCTCCTATAACAAAAAGACCGaaagtttcagaattttcaaACAAGTCAAGTTCTCAACCAAGCTTAGCCGAGATCTTGGCTGCCTCTTTTAATGAATCTGTAAATGATGCATCAAGCACATGA